GGTTGGTGTTTGTGGGGATTGTGGATTCGGTTATCGATTTGCGCAAAATCCGCGGTCTGGTTCCCGCCACCAATCAAGTCAAAAAAATCTCCACGCCCTCCCTAGACCGCTGTTTGATCGAGGCCGTGGTCTCTAACAGCAGTCCGCTATTGGGCCAGACCATTCGCGATGCCAAATTTCGCACCCGGTATAACGCCGTGGTGCTGGCCGTGGCCCGCAATGGCGAACGAATCAAGAAAAAGATCGGCGATATTGTACTCGAGCCAGGGGATACGCTTCTCATCGAGGCGCATCCCTCTTTTGCCGATGCGCAGCGCCGCAGCCGCGATTTCTTTTTGGTGTCGCGGGTCGAAGACTCCACCCCCGTCCAGCACGAACGAGCCGGAGTGGCAATCCTGATTCTGTTTTTGCTGGTGGTGGGCCTGATATTGGAATCCTCGTGGGATACACTGCAACCGTGGTTGGGACTGCCGCCGCAGTGGCAATTTCCATCCTTAATCACGCTGATTTTAGTCGCGGGGACGGCGATGCTGCTCACCGGCTGCACCACCATCGCGCAGGCTCGCCGCAGCATGGACTGGGAAGTCATTTTGTCCATTGCCGCGTCGTTTGCCCTGGCCAAAGCCCTGGAAAAAAGCGGCGCCGCGCAGTTTTTGGGCGAATCGATCAATCAAATGGGGGGAGGGAGCGATTGGGTAACTTTGGCAATTGTCTATTTTGTCACGCTGTTTGTGACAGAGCTGGTGACCAATAACGCCGCCGCGGCGCTCATGTTTCCCCTGGCTCTGCAGACTGCCGACGCCGCGGGAATGCAGACGATGCCATTTATTATTGCCATTATGATCGCCGCCAGTTGCGGCTTTGCCACGCCAATCGGCTATCAGACAAATCTGATGGTCTATGGCCCCGGTGGCTACAAATTTAGCGATTACTTAAAAATCGGGATTCCCTTGGATATCTTGGTGGGAATTGTCACGATCTTGGTCATCCCCTGGGTTTATCCCTTACGATAAATCAACTGTTTTTAGCCAGTCAACGTAATCATTTCATGGCACGCTGGCCCCGCACTACCTGGACCACTATTTACACATACGGCACAATGTTTGTGCTGTTTCCGCTTTTGTGTTGGCTGGCTTACGCCTGGGTGCGAGGTTGGATTTTTTAAGTAATAACGTAGCAGGCAGCGTCCCGCTGTCAGAGCGTTCGTAGCAGGCAGCGTCCCGCTGCCGTGAGCATTTTGCCAAACGCCATTATTACAGGAATAACCCTTTTCAATGCAATTCATTCGGCACCTGGAAGATGCCACCTACTATATTATTTACAATTTGGCATGATTTTTTCTTACAAGTTTCCGCCAAGAGGTGCATTTTGACTAAAGAGAAAAATCCAACGGAGCGGCAACTATGAACATCGATCTGGTGGACATAACCCAAATTTTACAAGAAACCAGCCAGAACCGCTTGCTAACGCATTGGCAAATGCTTGCCGGACCACAACAGGAAAGCCTTGCCCGGCAGTTGGCCGCCGTGGATTTGCGGCAATTGGTCGCGGCATGGAAAAACCGCGCCGCTAGCCAGGACTGGCGGGCCCTCGCAGCCGCCAGCCAGCCCCCCGCCGCCTTTCGGCTTCCCCCTGCGCAAAACCCCTGGAATACCACCCAGGCCCGGCAGGCGGGCCGTTCCGCCTTGAGCGCCGGACAAGTGGGCGTCCTGCTGGTCGCCGGAGGCCAAGGTACACGCCTGGGTAGCGATCTGCCTAAGGGAATGTTTCCCATCGGCCCGGTGACGGGAGCATCGCTCTACCAATGGCTGCTGATGGGAGTTCTGGCCGCGCGCCGCCGCGCGGGTCGATCGATTCCCTTATGGATCATGACCAGTCCCGCCACCCATGCCCCAACGGCGGATTTTTTGGCCAAGGAACAAAATTTTGGCCTGCCGCGGGGGGATGTACAACTCTTTAGCCAGGGGACCTTGCCGGCTTTGGACTTGGCCACGGGAGAATTGCTGTTGGCGGGACCGGATCGACTGGCGCTGAGCCCGGATGGGCATGGGGGGTTATTAAACGCTTTTGCAAATTCCGGGGGCTTGGCCGAGGCCGAGGACCGCGGGCTAAAGTACCTGTTTTATATGCAAGTCGATAATCCGCTGGTAAGCGTGGCTGATCCCACCTTTTTGGGCTATCACATCCTCAGCGGGTCGGAAATGTCCACGCAGGTCATTGCCAAGCGGGGACCACTGGAAAAAGTGGGGAACGTGGTCACCTGCGAGGGACGAACCCGCATCATCGAATATAGCGATCTCCCCCCTGACCTGGCGGAACGGACCACGGCCACCGGAGAGCCGGTCTTTTGGGCGGGAAGCATCGCCGTGCATGTGCTGGACGTGGCATTCTTGCGGAGAATGACTGAGATCCCCGACGCCCTGCCGCTGCATGTGGCCCAAAAGAAGGTGTCTTATTGGGATCCCAGCCGGGGAGAGGTGGCTCCGGACGCACCCAACGCCTGCAAGTTTGAGCGGTTTATCTTTGACCTGTTGCCGCAGGCGCGGGAAGCGATCGTGATGGAAGTGGACCGGGCGGAGCATTTTGCCCCGGTAAAAAATAGCAATAACGAGGAATTCGACACGCCGCGAACGGTCCAAGCGCAGATGCGGTCGAACTTTTGCCGGTGGCTGGCGGAATGCGGCGTGACCGTGCCGGAAGAAACAGTCGTGGAAATATCCCCCCTGGTCGCCACGAATGCCGAAGAACTAGCCACGTGGCTGCAGGCTCATCCGCTGGAAAACTCAGCAGTTACCTCTTCGCCGTTGTTACTAAAAGAATAATAATAACCAAGTAATTTCGCGCTCACGAACATGTTCAAAATCGAGCACAAGACCGATCCTGTATTGCCGTGGGAACGGTTTTTATGGCGGCTGTTTCTGAGCTTTAGTCTGGGTCTTACTTTGATTTTTATCTCTTTATTGGTGGGAATGTGGGGTTATCACGTATTTGAGGGTCAGAATTGGATCGATTCTTTTTTGAACGCGTCGATGATCCTTTCCGGCATGGGACCGTTATGGAATCCCCAAACCGAACAGGGGAAAGTATTTGCCGGCATTTACGCGCTCTATAGCGGTTTTGCGGTGTTGATTATCGCGGGGATCGCCTTTGGTCCACTGGTTCACCGCATGCTGCATATTTTGCATGTCGACGAGCAAGATGTGGAGGCCGTGGAGCAACCTCGATAAATTCGCGAGGTGCGGGATAAACTGATTTTCAAAAAAACTCAATCCATACTTTTACAAAAGAAATGTAATTGCGGGAAACAGGATTTGAACCTGCACGGTGTTGCCACCGCCAGCCCCTCAAGCTGGTGCGTCTGCCAATTCCG
Above is a window of Pirellulales bacterium DNA encoding:
- a CDS encoding UTP--glucose-1-phosphate uridylyltransferase — encoded protein: MNIDLVDITQILQETSQNRLLTHWQMLAGPQQESLARQLAAVDLRQLVAAWKNRAASQDWRALAAASQPPAAFRLPPAQNPWNTTQARQAGRSALSAGQVGVLLVAGGQGTRLGSDLPKGMFPIGPVTGASLYQWLLMGVLAARRRAGRSIPLWIMTSPATHAPTADFLAKEQNFGLPRGDVQLFSQGTLPALDLATGELLLAGPDRLALSPDGHGGLLNAFANSGGLAEAEDRGLKYLFYMQVDNPLVSVADPTFLGYHILSGSEMSTQVIAKRGPLEKVGNVVTCEGRTRIIEYSDLPPDLAERTTATGEPVFWAGSIAVHVLDVAFLRRMTEIPDALPLHVAQKKVSYWDPSRGEVAPDAPNACKFERFIFDLLPQAREAIVMEVDRAEHFAPVKNSNNEEFDTPRTVQAQMRSNFCRWLAECGVTVPEETVVEISPLVATNAEELATWLQAHPLENSAVTSSPLLLKE
- a CDS encoding SLC13 family permease; its protein translation is MVLTFAVLILVFGLLAFSRLSADVILIAGVLVFLVAGTISTKDALAGLANEGLVSVALLYVVGAGMQDTGGMTLIAEKLLGRPKSSEAAVVRLMTPVAFLSAFMNNTPLVAMMIPVTADWAKQNRIPVSKLMMPLSFAAILGGVCTLVGTSTNLVVSGLVTEAHKVQSEAFAQGKLSAITLPAGLGFLDITWVGVPVCAAGILFLALTSRWLLPNRVPPIDTTADAREYTVDMLVPPESALVGKSIEEAGLRHLPGVFLAEIQRNEFVIPAVAPQERLQAGDRLVFVGIVDSVIDLRKIRGLVPATNQVKKISTPSLDRCLIEAVVSNSSPLLGQTIRDAKFRTRYNAVVLAVARNGERIKKKIGDIVLEPGDTLLIEAHPSFADAQRRSRDFFLVSRVEDSTPVQHERAGVAILILFLLVVGLILESSWDTLQPWLGLPPQWQFPSLITLILVAGTAMLLTGCTTIAQARRSMDWEVILSIAASFALAKALEKSGAAQFLGESINQMGGGSDWVTLAIVYFVTLFVTELVTNNAAAALMFPLALQTADAAGMQTMPFIIAIMIAASCGFATPIGYQTNLMVYGPGGYKFSDYLKIGIPLDILVGIVTILVIPWVYPLR